Proteins encoded together in one Helicobacter pylori window:
- a CDS encoding succinate--CoA ligase — translation MISVAHSPDADDIFMYYAIKFGWIDCPIKNKTFKNIALDIETLNQEALKNTYDVSAISFGLYPKIANDYALLPTATSFGNGYGPKLVKKKGVKLKKDFKVALSGEHTTNALLFKIYYKHARIAYMNFLDIEKAVLEGKVHAGVLIHENILDFHSELEVEKELWDVWKELIKVDLPLPLGGMAIRRSIPLYRAILIKKALIKAVEVALKHQNLLSNMLLERSLIRVNKECLQTYLSLYANETSTRLSKIQILAIDKLFELGYQHGFYASLLKAKDCLLTDEYLQYRFS, via the coding sequence TTGATTAGTGTCGCTCATAGCCCTGATGCTGATGATATTTTCATGTATTATGCGATTAAGTTTGGCTGGATAGATTGCCCCATTAAGAATAAAACATTCAAAAACATTGCCCTTGATATTGAAACCCTAAACCAAGAAGCCCTAAAAAACACTTATGATGTGAGTGCGATAAGCTTTGGGCTATACCCTAAAATTGCGAACGATTACGCCTTACTCCCCACGGCAACGAGCTTTGGGAATGGCTATGGGCCTAAATTAGTGAAAAAAAAGGGCGTGAAATTGAAAAAAGATTTTAAAGTCGCATTAAGTGGGGAGCATACCACCAACGCCCTCTTGTTTAAGATCTATTACAAACATGCGCGCATCGCTTACATGAATTTTTTAGACATTGAAAAAGCGGTTTTGGAAGGAAAAGTGCATGCGGGCGTATTAATCCATGAAAATATCTTGGATTTCCATAGTGAATTAGAAGTGGAAAAAGAATTGTGGGATGTTTGGAAAGAACTCATTAAAGTGGATTTACCCTTGCCTTTAGGGGGCATGGCGATTAGGCGCTCTATCCCCTTGTATCGCGCGATTTTGATTAAAAAGGCTTTGATTAAAGCGGTTGAAGTCGCGCTAAAACACCAAAATCTGCTCTCTAACATGCTCTTAGAGCGCTCGCTCATTCGTGTCAATAAAGAGTGCTTGCAAACTTATTTAAGCTTGTATGCGAATGAAACTTCAACGCGCTTAAGCAAGATTCAGATTCTCGCCATAGACAAGCTTTTTGAATTAGGCTATCAGCATGGGTTTTATGCCAGTTTGTTAAAGGCTAAAGATTGCTTACTCACTGATGAGTATTTGCAATACCGCTTTTCTTAA
- the eno gene encoding phosphopyruvate hydratase → MLTIKDIHALEVMDSRGNPTIQASVILSDNTKASAIVPSGASTGKREALELRDNDKTRFLGKGVLRACENVNSVIKHHLIGLEAINQAFVDERLRALDGTPNYANLGANAVLGVSMALARASAKALNLPLYRYLGGANALTLPVPMLNIINGGSHANNSIDFQEYMIMPLGFESFKEALRASAEVYHTLKKLLDEKNQLTSVGDEGGFAPNFNNNVEPLEIISQAIEKAGYKLGEEIALALDVASSELVDEHFNYHLKGENKILDSHELVAYYKELVAKYPIVSIEDGLSEDDWEGWAFLSEELARQIQLVGDDLFVTNASILQKGIEKNIANAILIKPNQIGTISETLETIRLAKHHAYQCVMSHRSGESEDSFIADFAVALNTGEIKTGSTARSERIAKYNRLLEIEHELKGGIYIGKELFKHG, encoded by the coding sequence ATGCTAACCATTAAAGATATTCATGCTTTAGAAGTGATGGATAGTAGGGGCAATCCTACCATTCAAGCCAGCGTGATTTTAAGCGATAACACTAAGGCGAGCGCGATTGTGCCTAGCGGAGCGAGCACCGGTAAAAGAGAAGCGTTAGAGTTAAGGGATAATGACAAAACCCGTTTTTTGGGTAAAGGGGTTTTAAGGGCATGCGAAAATGTCAATAGCGTGATCAAACACCATTTGATAGGGCTTGAAGCGATCAATCAAGCCTTTGTAGATGAGAGGTTAAGGGCTTTAGACGGCACGCCTAATTATGCTAATTTAGGGGCGAACGCTGTTTTGGGCGTTTCTATGGCGTTAGCAAGGGCTAGCGCGAAAGCCTTAAATCTGCCATTATACCGCTATTTAGGGGGGGCTAACGCTCTGACTTTGCCGGTGCCGATGCTCAATATCATTAACGGCGGATCGCATGCGAACAATTCCATAGACTTTCAAGAATACATGATCATGCCTTTAGGGTTTGAAAGCTTTAAAGAAGCCTTAAGAGCGAGCGCAGAAGTCTATCACACGCTTAAAAAACTTTTAGATGAAAAGAATCAGCTCACAAGCGTGGGCGATGAGGGGGGTTTTGCGCCTAATTTTAACAACAATGTAGAACCTCTTGAAATCATTTCTCAAGCCATTGAAAAAGCCGGCTATAAATTAGGCGAAGAAATCGCACTCGCTTTAGATGTAGCGAGCAGTGAGTTAGTGGATGAACATTTCAATTACCATTTAAAGGGTGAAAATAAGATTCTAGATTCGCATGAATTAGTGGCTTATTATAAAGAGTTGGTGGCAAAATACCCGATCGTGTCCATTGAAGATGGTTTGAGCGAAGACGATTGGGAGGGTTGGGCGTTTTTGAGCGAGGAATTAGCGCGTCAAATCCAATTAGTGGGCGATGATTTGTTTGTAACGAACGCAAGCATTTTACAAAAAGGCATTGAAAAAAACATTGCGAACGCCATTTTAATCAAACCCAATCAAATCGGCACCATTAGTGAGACTTTGGAAACCATAAGATTAGCCAAACACCATGCCTATCAATGCGTGATGAGCCATAGAAGCGGGGAGAGTGAGGACAGCTTTATCGCTGATTTTGCAGTCGCTCTCAATACGGGAGAAATCAAAACCGGATCCACCGCAAGGAGTGAAAGGATCGCCAAATACAACCGCCTTTTAGAGATTGAGCATGAATTAAAAGGGGGGATTTATATCGGTAAAGAGTTGTTTAAGCATGGCTAG
- a CDS encoding porphobilinogen synthase yields the protein MFKRLRRLRSSENLRAMLRETRLNINDFIAPLFVIESNSYIKNEISSMPGVYQMSIEPLLKECEELMELGIKAVLLFGIPKHKDATGSHALNKDHIVAKATREIKKRFKDLIVIADLCFCEYTDHGHCGILENASVSNDKTLEILNLQGLILAESGVDILAPSNMMDGNVLSLRNALDEAGYFHTPIMSYSTKFASSYYGPFRDVANSAPSFGDRKSYQMDYANQKEALLESLEDEKQGADILMVKPALAYLDIVKEIRDHTLLPLALYNVSGEYAMLKLAQKHNLINYESVLLETMTCFKRAGADMIISYHAKEVANLLQRN from the coding sequence ATGTTCAAACGATTGAGAAGATTACGAAGCAGCGAAAACTTAAGAGCGATGTTAAGAGAAACGCGTTTAAATATTAATGATTTCATCGCTCCCTTATTTGTCATAGAAAGCAATAGTTATATTAAAAACGAAATCAGCTCCATGCCTGGCGTGTATCAAATGAGTATAGAGCCTCTTTTAAAAGAGTGCGAAGAATTAATGGAGCTTGGTATAAAAGCCGTTTTATTGTTTGGCATTCCTAAACATAAGGACGCAACAGGAAGCCATGCGTTAAATAAGGATCACATTGTCGCAAAAGCTACGAGAGAAATTAAAAAACGATTTAAGGATTTGATCGTTATAGCGGATTTGTGTTTTTGCGAATACACCGACCATGGGCATTGCGGGATTTTAGAAAACGCTTCTGTGTCTAACGATAAAACGCTAGAGATTTTAAATCTTCAAGGGCTTATTTTGGCTGAAAGCGGCGTGGATATTCTAGCCCCAAGCAACATGATGGATGGCAATGTTTTAAGCCTAAGAAACGCACTCGATGAGGCCGGGTATTTTCACACGCCCATCATGAGCTATTCCACTAAATTTGCGAGCAGTTATTACGGGCCTTTTAGAGATGTAGCCAATTCTGCACCGAGTTTTGGCGATCGCAAGAGCTATCAAATGGATTACGCTAATCAAAAAGAAGCGCTTTTAGAAAGTTTAGAAGATGAAAAGCAGGGCGCGGATATTTTAATGGTGAAGCCGGCTTTGGCGTATTTGGATATTGTTAAAGAGATTAGAGATCACACTTTGCTCCCTTTAGCGCTCTATAACGTGAGTGGGGAATACGCCATGCTCAAACTCGCGCAAAAACACAACCTGATCAACTATGAAAGCGTTTTGTTAGAAACGATGACTTGCTTTAAAAGAGCGGGAGCGGATATGATTATTAGCTATCATGCTAAAGAAGTGGCTAACTTATTACAAAGGAATTGA
- the hcpD gene encoding Sel1-like repeat protein HcpD, with protein MIKSWTKKWVLILFLMASCFGHLVATTGGKYFKMANQALKRGDYHRAVAFYKRSCNLRMGVGCTSLGSMYEDGDGVDQNISKAVFYYRRGCNLRNHLACASLGSMYEDGDGVQKNLPKALYYYRRGCHLKGGVSCGSLGFMYFNGTGVKQNYAKALSLSKYACSLNYGISCNFVGYMYRNAKGVQKDLKKALANFKRGCHLKDGASCVSLGYMYEVGMDVKQNGEQALNLYKKGCYLKRGSGCHNVAVMYYTGRGAPKDLDKAISYYKKGCTLGFSGSCKVLEEVIGKKSDNLQDDVQNDTQDDTQ; from the coding sequence ATGATAAAGAGTTGGACTAAGAAGTGGGTTTTGATTTTATTTTTAATGGCAAGCTGTTTTGGTCATTTGGTGGCTACAACCGGTGGGAAATATTTTAAGATGGCTAATCAAGCCCTTAAGAGAGGGGATTACCATAGAGCGGTGGCTTTTTATAAGCGGAGCTGTAATTTGAGGATGGGGGTTGGTTGCACGAGTTTAGGCTCTATGTATGAAGATGGCGATGGCGTGGATCAGAATATTTCAAAAGCCGTTTTTTATTACAGAAGAGGGTGCAATTTAAGGAATCATCTCGCTTGTGCGAGCTTGGGTTCTATGTATGAAGATGGCGATGGCGTTCAAAAAAACCTTCCAAAGGCTCTCTATTATTATAGGAGAGGGTGCCACTTAAAGGGTGGGGTGAGCTGCGGGAGTTTAGGCTTTATGTATTTTAATGGCACGGGCGTTAAGCAAAATTATGCCAAAGCCCTTTCTCTTTCTAAATACGCTTGCAGTTTGAATTACGGCATTAGTTGTAACTTTGTGGGGTATATGTATAGGAACGCCAAAGGCGTACAGAAGGATTTAAAAAAAGCCCTTGCGAATTTTAAAAGAGGGTGCCATTTAAAAGACGGAGCGAGCTGTGTGAGTTTGGGATACATGTATGAAGTCGGTATGGATGTCAAGCAAAATGGAGAGCAAGCCTTGAATCTTTATAAAAAGGGTTGTTATTTAAAAAGGGGGAGCGGTTGTCATAATGTGGCGGTGATGTATTACACGGGTAGGGGCGCTCCAAAGGATTTAGATAAAGCCATTTCGTATTATAAGAAAGGGTGCACTCTAGGCTTTAGTGGTAGCTGTAAAGTGTTAGAAGAAGTGATTGGCAAGAAGTCTGATAATTTGCAAGATGACGTGCAAAACGACACGCAAGATGATACGCAATAA
- a CDS encoding DNA recombination/repair protein RecA, which yields MAIDEDKQKAISLAIKQIDKVFGKGALVRLGDKQVEKIDAISTGSLGLDLALGIGGVPKGRIIEIYGPESSGKTTLSLHIIAECQKNGGVCAFIDAEHALDVYYAKRLGVDTENLLVSQPSTGEEALEILETITRSGGIDLVVVDSVAALTPKAEIDGDMGDQHVGLQARLMSHALRKITGVLHKMNTTLIFINQIRMKIGMTGYGSPETTTGGNALKFYASVRIDIRRIAALKQNEQHIGNRAKAKVVKNKVAPPFREAEFDIMFGEGISKEGEIIDYGVKLDIVDKSGAWLSYQDKKLGQGRENAKALLKEDKALADEITLKIKESIGSNEEIMPLPDEPLEEME from the coding sequence ATGGCAATAGATGAAGACAAACAAAAAGCGATTTCTTTAGCGATCAAACAAATTGATAAGGTTTTTGGTAAGGGGGCGTTGGTGCGCCTTGGGGATAAGCAAGTAGAAAAGATTGACGCTATTTCTACAGGCTCGTTAGGATTGGATTTAGCTTTAGGGATTGGGGGCGTTCCAAAGGGTAGGATCATTGAAATTTATGGGCCAGAGTCAAGCGGGAAAACCACTCTAAGCTTGCACATTATTGCAGAATGCCAAAAAAATGGGGGCGTGTGCGCGTTCATTGACGCTGAACATGCCCTAGACGTGTATTATGCCAAGAGATTGGGCGTGGATACAGAAAATCTACTCGTTTCTCAACCAAGCACAGGAGAAGAAGCCTTAGAGATTTTAGAAACGATCACCAGAAGCGGAGGGATTGATTTAGTGGTGGTGGATTCGGTGGCGGCTCTTACGCCTAAAGCGGAGATTGATGGGGATATGGGCGATCAGCATGTGGGCTTGCAAGCAAGGCTTATGAGCCATGCGTTAAGGAAAATCACCGGTGTTTTGCACAAGATGAACACTACTTTAATCTTTATCAATCAAATAAGAATGAAGATCGGCATGACGGGCTATGGGAGTCCAGAGACCACAACCGGGGGTAATGCCTTAAAATTCTATGCGAGCGTTAGGATTGATATTAGAAGGATTGCGGCTTTAAAACAAAACGAACAGCATATCGGTAATAGGGCTAAAGCCAAAGTGGTTAAAAATAAAGTCGCTCCGCCTTTTAGAGAAGCGGAATTTGACATCATGTTTGGGGAGGGGATTTCTAAAGAGGGCGAAATCATTGACTATGGCGTGAAATTAGACATTGTGGATAAGAGTGGGGCATGGCTTAGTTACCAGGATAAAAAGCTAGGGCAAGGCAGAGAAAACGCTAAAGCCTTACTGAAAGAAGATAAAGCCCTAGCGGATGAAATCACTCTTAAGATTAAAGAGAGTATTGGCTCTAATGAAGAGATCATGCCCTTACCCGATGAGCCTTTAGAAGAAATGGAATAA
- a CDS encoding shikimate kinase — MQHLVLIGFMGSGKSSLAQELGLALKLEVLDTDMIISERVGLSVRGIFEELGEDNFRMFEKNLIDELKTLKTPHIISTGGGIIMHDNFKGLGTTFYLKIDFETLIKRLNQKEREKRPLLNDLTQAKELFEKRQALYEKNASFIIDARGGLNNSLKQVLQFIA; from the coding sequence ATGCAGCATTTAGTCTTAATCGGTTTTATGGGGAGCGGTAAAAGCTCTTTGGCGCAAGAATTGGGGCTGGCTTTGAAATTAGAAGTGTTGGATACGGATATGATCATTAGCGAGAGGGTGGGCTTGAGCGTGAGAGGGATTTTTGAAGAGCTTGGCGAAGACAATTTCAGGATGTTTGAAAAAAATTTGATTGATGAATTAAAAACGCTCAAAACCCCCCATATCATTTCTACCGGTGGGGGCATTATCATGCATGATAATTTTAAGGGTTTAGGCACAACTTTTTACCTCAAGATTGATTTTGAGACCTTGATTAAGCGTTTGAACCAAAAAGAAAGGGAAAAACGCCCCCTTTTGAATGATCTCACTCAAGCCAAAGAGCTTTTTGAAAAACGCCAAGCCCTCTATGAAAAAAACGCCTCCTTTATCATTGACGCAAGGGGTGGTTTAAATAATTCTTTAAAACAAGTGCTACAATTCATCGCATAA
- a CDS encoding DNA-binding response regulator yields the protein MIEVLMIEDDIELAEFLSEFLLQHGIHVTNYDEPYTGISAANTQNYDLLLLDLTLPNLDGLEVCRRISKQKHIPIIISSARSDVEDKIKALDYGADDYLPKPYDPKELLARIQSLLRRSHKKEEVSEPGDANIFRVDKDSREVYMHEKKLDLTRAEYEILSLLISKKGYVFSRESIAIESESINPESSNKSIDVIIGRLRSKIEKNPKQPQYIISVRGIGYKLEY from the coding sequence ATGATAGAAGTTTTAATGATAGAAGATGATATAGAATTAGCCGAGTTTTTGAGCGAGTTTTTGCTCCAACATGGCATTCATGTAACCAATTACGATGAGCCATACACCGGTATTAGTGCGGCTAACACACAAAATTATGATTTGTTGTTGTTGGATTTGACTTTGCCTAATTTGGACGGGCTTGAAGTGTGTCGACGCATTTCCAAACAAAAACATATCCCTATTATTATTTCTTCAGCAAGAAGCGATGTGGAAGATAAGATTAAAGCGCTAGATTATGGGGCTGACGATTACCTCCCTAAACCCTATGATCCTAAAGAATTACTAGCTCGCATCCAATCCTTACTCAGGCGTTCTCATAAAAAAGAAGAAGTGAGTGAGCCAGGCGATGCGAATATCTTTAGGGTAGATAAGGACAGCCGAGAAGTGTATATGCATGAAAAAAAGCTAGACTTAACTAGGGCTGAATATGAAATCCTTTCGCTTCTCATTAGCAAAAAAGGTTATGTGTTTAGCCGTGAAAGCATTGCGATTGAAAGCGAGAGCATCAACCCTGAAAGCTCTAACAAAAGCATTGATGTGATCATCGGCCGTTTGCGATCTAAGATTGAAAAAAATCCTAAGCAACCGCAATACATCATCTCTGTTAGAGGGATTGGTTATAAATTAGAATACTGA
- a CDS encoding YebC/PmpR family DNA-binding regulatory protein, giving the protein MGRAFEYRRAAKEKRWDKMSKVFPKLAKAITLAAKDGGSEPDTNAKLRTAILNAKAQNMPKDNIDAAIKRASSKEGNLSEITYEGKANFGVLIIMECMTDNPTRTIANLKSYFNKTQGASIVPNGSLEFMFNRKSVFECLKSEVENLKLNLEDLEFALIDYGLEELEEVGDRIIIRGDYNSFKLLNEGFESLRLPILKASLQRIATTPIELNDEQMELTEKLLDRIEDDDDVVALYTNIE; this is encoded by the coding sequence ATGGGACGAGCGTTTGAATACAGAAGAGCGGCTAAAGAAAAACGATGGGATAAGATGAGTAAGGTTTTCCCCAAGCTCGCCAAAGCAATCACTCTAGCGGCAAAAGATGGCGGGAGCGAGCCGGACACGAACGCCAAACTGCGAACAGCGATTTTAAACGCTAAAGCGCAAAACATGCCTAAAGACAATATTGATGCGGCGATTAAAAGAGCGAGCAGCAAAGAGGGGAATTTGAGCGAAATCACTTATGAGGGTAAGGCGAATTTTGGCGTGCTAATCATCATGGAATGCATGACTGATAACCCCACTAGAACCATCGCTAACCTTAAAAGCTATTTCAATAAAACGCAAGGGGCGAGCATCGTGCCTAATGGCTCTTTAGAGTTTATGTTTAATAGAAAAAGCGTGTTTGAATGCTTGAAAAGTGAAGTGGAAAATTTAAAACTCAACCTAGAAGATTTAGAATTCGCCCTCATTGATTATGGTTTGGAAGAATTAGAAGAAGTGGGAGATAGAATCATTATTAGAGGGGATTATAACAGCTTCAAGCTCTTAAATGAAGGGTTTGAAAGCTTGAGATTGCCCATTTTAAAAGCGAGTTTGCAACGCATCGCCACAACGCCCATTGAATTGAATGACGAACAAATGGAGCTTACCGAAAAATTATTGGATAGGATTGAAGACGATGATGATGTGGTCGCGCTTTATACGAATATTGAGTGA
- a CDS encoding glycosyltransferase family 8 protein — MSIIIPIVIAFDNHYVIPAGVSLYSMLACTKTEHHDKKLFYKIHCLVDNLSLENQQKLKETLAPFSAFASVDFLDISTPNLYTTSVEPSVIDKIHEAFLQLNIYAKTRFSKMVMCRLFLASLFPQYDKIIMFDADTLFLNDVSESFFIPLDGYYFGAAKDFSSPKSLKRFQTEREREPRQKFFLHEHYLKEKDVKIIYENHYNVGFLIVNLKLWRADKLEERLLNLAHQKGQCVFCPEQDLLTLACYQKVLILPYIYNAHPFMANQKRFIPDQQEIVMLHFYFVRKPWVLPTFSYSKEWHETLLKTPFYAEYSVKFLKQMTECLSLKDKQKTFEFLAPLLNPKTLLEYVFFRLNRIFKRLKEKFFNS, encoded by the coding sequence ATGAGTATCATTATTCCTATTGTCATCGCCTTTGACAATCATTATGTTATTCCGGCTGGCGTGAGCTTGTATTCCATGCTAGCTTGCACTAAAACAGAACACCATGATAAAAAACTTTTTTATAAAATCCACTGCCTAGTGGATAACTTAAGCCTTGAAAACCAACAAAAATTAAAAGAAACTCTAGCCCCCTTTAGCGCTTTTGCGAGCGTGGATTTTTTAGACATTTCAACCCCTAATCTTTACACCACTTCAGTAGAACCCTCTGTGATTGATAAAATCCATGAAGCTTTTTTGCAACTCAATATTTACGCTAAGACTCGCTTTTCTAAAATGGTCATGTGCCGTTTGTTTTTGGCTTCTTTATTCCCACAATACGACAAAATCATCATGTTTGATGCAGACACTTTGTTTTTAAACGATGTGAGCGAGAGTTTTTTTATCCCGCTAGATGGCTATTATTTTGGAGCGGCTAAAGATTTTTCTTCTCCTAAAAGCCTTAAACGCTTTCAAACAGAAAGGGAGAGAGAGCCTCGCCAAAAATTTTTTCTCCATGAGCATTACCTTAAAGAAAAAGACGTGAAGATCATTTATGAAAACCACTATAACGTTGGGTTTTTAATCGTGAATTTAAAGCTATGGCGGGCTGATAAATTAGAAGAACGCTTACTCAATTTAGCCCATCAAAAAGGCCAGTGCGTGTTTTGCCCTGAACAGGATCTTTTAACGCTCGCATGCTATCAAAAAGTTTTAATCTTACCCTATATTTATAACGCCCACCCTTTCATGGCCAATCAAAAACGCTTCATCCCTGACCAACAAGAAATCGTCATGCTGCATTTTTATTTTGTAAGAAAACCTTGGGTTTTACCCACTTTTTCATACTCCAAAGAATGGCATGAGACTCTTTTAAAAACCCCTTTTTACGCTGAGTATTCCGTGAAATTCCTCAAACAAATGACAGAATGTTTAAGCCTTAAAGACAAACAAAAAACCTTTGAATTTCTTGCCCCCCTACTCAATCCAAAAACCCTTTTAGAATATGTCTTTTTCAGATTGAATAGGATTTTCAAACGCTTAAAAGAAAAATTTTTTAACTCTTAG
- a CDS encoding U32 family peptidase, which translates to MNQVELLSPAGNLKKLKIALNYGADAVYGGVSHFSLRNRASKEFTLETFKEGIDYAHALNKKVYATINGFPFNSQLKLLEEHLFKMAELEPDAFIIAAPGVIKLASKIAPHIPVHLSTQANVLNTLDAQVFYDLGVKRIVCARELSLNDAIEIKKALPNLELEIFVHGSMCFAFSGRCLISALQKGRVPNRGSCANDCRFDYEYYVKNPDNGVMMRLVEEEGVGTHIFNAKDLNLSSHIAEILSSNAISALKIEGRTKSSYYAAQTTRIYRLAVDDFYHNTLKPSFYASELNTLKNRGFTDGYLMRRPFERLDTQNHQTAISEGDFQVNGEITEDGRFFACKFTTTTNMAYEIIAPKNATITPIVNEIGKIYTFEKRYYLVLYKILLENNTELETIHSGNVNLVRLPAPLPAFSFLRTQVESKNGV; encoded by the coding sequence TTGAACCAAGTTGAATTACTCTCTCCAGCCGGTAATTTGAAAAAACTTAAAATCGCTCTCAACTATGGGGCTGATGCGGTTTATGGGGGAGTGAGCCATTTTTCTTTACGCAATCGCGCTAGCAAGGAATTCACTTTAGAGACCTTTAAAGAAGGGATTGACTACGCCCATGCACTGAATAAAAAAGTCTATGCCACGATCAATGGTTTCCCTTTCAATTCACAGCTCAAACTTTTAGAAGAGCATCTTTTTAAAATGGCAGAGCTAGAGCCAGACGCTTTCATTATCGCTGCGCCTGGTGTCATCAAGCTCGCTTCAAAAATCGCCCCGCATATTCCTGTCCATTTATCCACGCAAGCGAATGTTTTAAACACGCTAGATGCACAAGTGTTTTATGATTTAGGGGTTAAACGCATTGTGTGCGCTAGGGAATTGAGCCTGAATGATGCGATTGAGATTAAAAAAGCCTTACCTAATTTGGAATTAGAAATCTTTGTGCATGGGAGCATGTGCTTTGCCTTTTCAGGGCGTTGCTTGATTTCGGCTTTACAAAAGGGGCGCGTGCCTAATAGAGGGAGTTGCGCGAATGATTGCCGGTTTGATTATGAATATTACGTGAAAAACCCTGATAATGGCGTGATGATGAGATTGGTTGAAGAAGAGGGCGTAGGCACGCATATTTTTAACGCTAAAGATTTGAACCTTTCTAGTCATATCGCTGAAATTTTAAGTTCCAACGCCATTAGCGCGCTCAAGATTGAAGGGCGCACCAAGTCCAGTTACTACGCCGCGCAAACCACGCGCATCTATCGTTTAGCGGTTGATGATTTTTACCATAACACCTTAAAGCCGAGTTTTTATGCTAGCGAATTGAACACGCTTAAAAACAGGGGTTTTACGGACGGCTATTTGATGCGAAGGCCTTTTGAAAGGTTGGATACTCAAAACCACCAGACAGCCATTAGCGAAGGGGATTTTCAAGTCAATGGCGAAATCACAGAAGACGGGCGTTTTTTTGCATGCAAATTCACCACCACCACTAACATGGCTTATGAAATCATCGCCCCCAAAAATGCCACTATCACGCCAATAGTCAATGAAATTGGCAAGATTTATACCTTTGAAAAACGCTACTATCTAGTGCTGTATAAAATCCTTTTAGAAAATAACACCGAATTAGAAACCATCCATAGCGGGAACGTGAATTTAGTGCGACTGCCCGCACCCTTACCGGCTTTTAGTTTTTTACGCACCCAAGTAGAGTCTAAAAATGGCGTTTAG
- a CDS encoding tetratricopeptide repeat-containing protein, with translation MPLETITLARIYEEQGFFEEALQIYTNILNKTPDHIEALKQMKRLEKIQKNCTPFKHDALLERHYLNFIKGDFLSVENLEQWLVEWN, from the coding sequence ATGCCATTAGAAACTATCACGCTCGCTCGTATTTATGAAGAACAAGGGTTTTTTGAAGAAGCGTTGCAAATTTATACTAATATTTTAAACAAAACCCCTGACCATATAGAGGCGTTAAAACAAATGAAGCGTTTGGAAAAAATCCAAAAAAATTGCACCCCTTTCAAACACGATGCGCTATTAGAGCGACATTATTTGAATTTTATCAAAGGGGATTTTTTGAGCGTTGAAAATTTAGAACAATGGCTGGTAGAATGGAATTGA
- a CDS encoding AMIN domain-containing protein, protein MVVLKKMIGLVVVLSVLLARDNPFEPEINSKNLQGGFNGIYDSYFKEIHVDLPTSARILKKITLTYQDIDGSIHSKVVGIDKSIDWHYPLKLSQHTLDQDAFEKRYQIQDFDFLMANNMMILRSPYKILRSFVLVNPYRIVLDTQKGPLDIYQNRDLNQKFFSQIKVGTHKDYYRITLILDGKYRYLLEEKNGVYELKLK, encoded by the coding sequence ATGGTAGTGTTAAAAAAGATGATAGGTTTGGTGGTGGTTTTAAGCGTTTTATTGGCTAGAGACAACCCTTTTGAGCCTGAAATTAATTCCAAGAATTTGCAAGGGGGCTTTAATGGGATCTATGATAGCTATTTTAAAGAAATCCATGTGGATTTGCCCACGAGCGCTAGGATCTTAAAAAAAATCACGCTCACTTACCAGGATATTGATGGCTCTATCCATTCTAAAGTCGTGGGCATTGATAAAAGCATTGATTGGCACTACCCCTTAAAGCTCTCCCAACACACTCTTGATCAAGACGCCTTTGAAAAACGCTACCAGATCCAAGATTTTGATTTTTTAATGGCAAACAACATGATGATTTTGCGCTCCCCTTATAAAATTTTACGCTCTTTTGTGCTAGTCAATCCTTATAGAATCGTGTTAGACACGCAAAAAGGCCCTTTGGATATTTATCAAAATAGGGATTTAAACCAGAAGTTTTTTTCTCAAATTAAAGTCGGCACGCACAAAGATTATTACCGCATCACGCTCATTTTAGACGGGAAATACCGCTATCTTTTGGAAGAAAAAAATGGGGTGTATGAATTAAAATTGAAATAA
- a CDS encoding DUF4006 family protein: MKFLNGLAGNLLIVVILLCVVVFFTLKAIHIQKEQATNYYRYKDINALETKNTQNRANYELINQGSKK; this comes from the coding sequence ATGAAATTTTTAAACGGATTAGCAGGGAATTTACTGATTGTGGTTATTTTATTGTGTGTGGTCGTTTTTTTTACGCTCAAAGCGATCCATATCCAAAAAGAGCAAGCCACCAATTATTACCGCTATAAGGATATTAACGCTTTAGAGACAAAAAACACCCAAAACCGGGCTAATTATGAATTGATCAATCAAGGGAGTAAAAAATGA